TCAAGCCGGCGCGGCGAGTTACCAACTGCCCGACCCTTCGAGCGGCATCAGCCGCTGGGGCGACTACAGCGCCACGACACTGGACCCGTCAGACCCGGAGCGTTTTTGGACCATCCAGATGTATCCCAGCGGCGCGTCGACCTGGGCGACGCGAATCACCGAACTCATCATCAGCCCGGTCGAACTGACGATCGTGGCGTCCGGCCCAAGTGTGCAGCTTTCATGGCCGGCGGCGGCCACAGGTTTCCGGCTTCAGCGGACTTCCAACCTCGTGCCGCCTGACTGGTCGCCGGTGACGCAGATGCCCACCATCATCAACAACCGGGCCACGGTGTTGCTGCCCGCTTCCGGCGCCGAAGGATTCTTCCGCCTGGCGAGTCAATAAACCTCCGGGCCCTCGCCAGGCCGGCGCGTGAATAACGGGCCGAACAAGTGGCGGTCATCGCGGCGTTTTGCGCAGGCGGCCGACAAACGCCCCATCAACCCCATCCTCGAACGGCAACAGTTCACGTTCGCTTTCCAGTTTGAATTCGGGGTGACCGGCCAAAAACTTATTCACGACGCCGCCGTTTTCCTCCGGCTCAAGACTGCACGTGCTGTAAACAAGCACACCATTCGGCTTCAGTATGGACGCGGCTTCGTTGAGCAGTTCGAGTTGCACGGCGCGTAGCCGTTCAATTTCCTCCACTCGAATCCGCCAGCGCAAGTCAACGCGGCGCCGCATCACACCCGTGTTCGAACACGGCGCGTCCACCAGGACGCGGTCGAAGTGAACGTTGAGTTCGGGAAAGACCGGGCCGTCGGAACGCACCACCTCGGCGCAGGTCGCGCCGAGGCGCTCACAGTTCTCGCGGAGCAACGGCAGCCGGTCGTATTGCCGTTCCTGTGCGACGACGCGACCCTGGTTCCGCATGAGCTGCGCCATGTAAGTCGTCTTGCCGCCGGGCGCGGCGCAGAAATCGAGGACGGTTTCGCCCGGTTGCGGGTCGAGCATCGACACCGCGAGTAGTGTGCCGGGATCCTGGATGTAAAACAGTCCCTGCTGAAAACTCGGCAGTTCCGTGAGCGGCGGGTGGGACCTGAGTTCGAAAATGAGATTCTCCTCGAACCAATCGCGCCTGATAAAGTCGTATTCGACGTCCTCGTTCCGCCATTGTTCAAGCAGCCTGCCGGCGTCGATCTTGAGCGTGTTGATG
The DNA window shown above is from Candidatus Angelobacter sp. and carries:
- the rsmB gene encoding 16S rRNA (cytosine(967)-C(5))-methyltransferase RsmB, yielding MRFQKPREIAVRVLLHREKGADYVENVLDRELPSLAPADRALCQEIVYGVVRRQATLDWLIAQKTEGRAQKTALQILLRLGLYQMFWLDRVPDHAAVNETVELARQMGFGPQSGFVNALLRGCARERDAVKKSLEELRTAHPHLGYSHPGWLCDRWRQRWGDGKLRQLLEWNNTPPKTYARINTLKIDAGRLLEQWRNEDVEYDFIRRDWFEENLIFELRSHPPLTELPSFQQGLFYIQDPGTLLAVSMLDPQPGETVLDFCAAPGGKTTYMAQLMRNQGRVVAQERQYDRLPLLRENCERLGATCAEVVRSDGPVFPELNVHFDRVLVDAPCSNTGVMRRRVDLRWRIRVEEIERLRAVQLELLNEAASILKPNGVLVYSTCSLEPEENGGVVNKFLAGHPEFKLESERELLPFEDGVDGAFVGRLRKTPR